Proteins encoded in a region of the Rutidosis leptorrhynchoides isolate AG116_Rl617_1_P2 chromosome 9, CSIRO_AGI_Rlap_v1, whole genome shotgun sequence genome:
- the LOC139867373 gene encoding RING-H2 finger protein ATL74-like: MKLDLGVVKKYIIMQRLLLDSNNLAPAENRGAIDGSSQQHSSYNKEANFDTNMMIILVALLCSLVCALGLNSIVRCALRCRRRLVFDGGDGTGGVMVIAGVKEKVLKQIPVVVYGTGVEIPASECPICLGEFMDGEKVRILPQCNHGFHVKCIDIWLASHSSCPTCRRSLVDLPPVVERL; the protein is encoded by the coding sequence ATGAAGCTGGATTTGGgagttgtaaaaaaatatattatcaTGCAACGGTTGCTACTGGATTCAAATAACCTGGCGCCAGCGGAAAACAGAGGTGCTATTGATGGTAGCAGCCAACAGCATTCATCATATAACAAAGAAGCAAATTTTGATACTAATATGATGATTATATTAGTTGCTTtactttgttcattagtttgtgcaTTGGGGCTGAATTcgattgtacgttgtgctttaagaTGTAGACGGAGGTTGGTTTTTGATGGTGGTGATGGAACTGGTGGCGTTATGGTGATAGCAGGGGTTAAGGAAAAGGTGTTAAAGCAGATTCCGGTGGTGGTGTACGGCACCGGAGTTGAGATTCCTGCAAGTGAATGTCCTATTTGTCTTGGAGAGTTTATGGATGGTGAAAAAGTTAGGATCTTGCCACAATGTAATCATGGGTTTCATGTGAAGTGTATTGATATATGGTTGGCTTCACATTCGTCGTGTCCGACTTGTCGGCGGTCTTTGGTTGACTTGCCACCGGTGGTTGAAAGATTATAA